One segment of Plasmodium vivax chromosome 14, whole genome shotgun sequence DNA contains the following:
- a CDS encoding hypothetical protein, conserved (encoded by transcript PVX_122945A) translates to MKIFKRNKTLEKANFDKINNVQIYGENKIHCKGFFVSGPAFLTVISSFLMILIPVAIFHAFTSTWLFEKDIYYVSFLNLFFFTLTIYTFFKTSFMDPGIIPRQKSVLNIYDVIIQQYRETQPPRQKEVLINGNFYKLKYCYTCNIYRGIRTVHCSICDNCVEKFDHHCPWVGNCIGTRNYKYFVYFVFNLYILICITLGASIYKLTICINSLSDQGYNTEKIFIHIWRMATDSIILIIYTILTLWFVIGLLCYHIYTIVTNQTTYEQIKTFYQNDNPFNIGVFNNIKEILFTKTRPSYINFVNPQLQVVDKKCSHHVVVLNDVAINIEEVQTGDDSLSSGDRSEKRKKFPSIESQVVDSKWTKKGRDYHSKNILDSKCRSKTYNVKKKIKKEKSLEEYDITKLSNISNKAIEKNATHLKNDKNKNTKLSKMKLSNVRKKHSYSEELSNDFEQISKYTQKRIINLDNTIGSLFIRNDLSSTGSSNNDMCSEICNESRASYVGDEMNADELYEYQDDDIIRLNRKRANNNNNYIIVIKNWKRDSECSRSGISKGGLIRSGLSKDCQSRSSVGKNSAGKNGLRKKDTHDGDSLARVGHSKQIRRKQINYETKINCFSNLTHARKKVEYPILYKKKFPFIRKFKSKVETYYVVRYANINKNDFSTYCQQTSANLEMNSVKQMSKMKMIKKINYLRKLFSRKRQHGNGGHNNRGKIKMFSTGKSATRQDEPLYRSGDGSGGSGGNAKNGHDDCSALAQANEKIVLKKRRKKKRMMALQKDVIISIYNYKPNEKRDRPKQWGANSTKLGKNEPHEKESAGQVDQTGEHKRSSGEEAPELCKQTQLQLQGDASIKHAEEKQKKLDLKLPAYYLSGIDNVELENFSKICEMRYTKMYKWKYKKMHKRILRRERVKLLSRPHKNIHLYYNNKNYCINESTDWRQNSELLSEYMDANLYFARIKKNSKFDNLKLFNYLIHKHKQDKDRSDNKKKSKASKFFYFFTSFALIINCIHIPSSNDND, encoded by the exons atgaaaatatttaaaagaaataaaacttTGGAGAAAGCGAattttgacaaaataaataatgtacaaatatatggagaaaataaaattcactGCAAGGGGTTTTTCGTATCAGG ACCGGCCTTTTTAACGGTTATCTCGTCCTTTCTTATGATATTAATCCCGGTTGCCATCTTCCACGCCTTTACCTCAACA tggCTCTTTGAAAAAGATATTTACTACGTCTCATTTCTCaacctcttctttttcacacTGACCAtttacaccttttttaaaacgagTTTTATGGACCCTGGTATAATACCAAGACAG AAATCCGTACTAAACATTTACGATGTGATAATCCAACAGTACCGGGAAACGCAACCGCCACGACAGAAGGAGGTTTTGATAAATGGGAATTTTTACAAGCTCAAGTATTGCTACACGTGTAACATATATAGGGGCATACGGACTGTGCACTGCTCCATTTGTGACAACTGCGTGGAGAAGTTCGACCACCACTGCCCCTG GGTGGGCAACTGCATCGGGACGAGGAACTACAAATACTTCGTGTACTTCGTTTTTAACCTGTACATCCTGATATGCATAACTCTGGGGGCGAGTATTTACAAACTGACCATATGCATTAACAGCCTATCAGACCAGGGCTACAACACggagaaaatatttattcacaTATGGCGCATGGCCACAGATAGCATCATTTTGATCATTTACACCATCCTAACCTTGTGGTTCGTCATAGGATTGCTGTGCTACCACATCTACACAATTGTGACGAATCAAACCACGTACGAGCAGATAAAGACCTTCTACCAAAACGATAATCCGTTTAATATCGGCGTTTTTAACAATATAAAGGAGATACTCTTCACGAAGACGAGGCCGTCCTACATCAATTTTGTAAACCCCCAGCTACAAGTCGTGGATAAGAAGTGCTCGCATCATGTAGTGGTCCTGAACGATGTAGCTATCAACATAGAGGAAGTGCAAACTGGTGACGATTCGCTCAGCAGTGGAGACAGAAgtgagaaaaggaaaaaattcccctCCATTGAATCCCAAGTAGTAGACTCCAAATGgaccaaaaagggaagagacTATCATTCGAAAAATATTCTCGATAGCAAATGTAGAAGCAAAACGTACAacgtaaagaaaaagataaagaaggaaaagagtTTAGAAGAATATGATATTACCAAACTGAGCAACATTTCCAATAAagcaattgaaaaaaatgccaccCATTTGAAGAACgacaagaataaaaataccaagttgagcaaaatgaaattatctAATGTTAGGAAGAAGCATAGCTACTCCGAAGAATTAAGTAACGATTTTGAACAAATCAGTAagtacacacaaaaaaggatcaTAAATTTGGATAACACCATAGGTTCTCTATTCATTAGGAACGACTTGTCATCCACGGGTAGCTCCAATAACGACATGTGCAGTGAGATATGCAACGAGAGCAGGGCCAGCTACGTAGGAGACGAAATGAATGCAGACGAACTGTATGAGTACCAGGATGATGATATCATTCGCCTGAACAGGAAAAGAGCCAACAATAATAACAACTACATCATTGTTATTAAGAACTGGAAGAGAGACAGCGAATGCTCTAGGAGCGGTATTAGCAAAGGGGGCCTAATTAGAAGCGGCTTGAGTAAGGACTGCCAGAGTAGAAGCAGTGTTGGAAAAAACAGCGCGGGAAAAAACGGCCTACGCAAAAAAGATACACACGATGGTGACTCCCTTGCTCGAGTGGGCCATTCGAAACAAATCAGACGGAAACAAATTAACTacgaaacaaaaattaaCTGCTTCAGCAACTTGACGCACGCGAGAAAAAAAGTAGAGTACCCAATTctgtataagaaaaaattcccatTCATCCGAAAGTTTAAAAGCAAAGTGGAGACCTATTACGTGGTTAGATACGCCAACATAAATAAGAATGACTTTTCGACCTACTGCCAGCAGACCAGTGCCAACCTAGAAATGAATAGCGTCAAACagatgagcaaaatgaagatgaTAAAGAAGATAAACTACTTGCGGAAGCTGTTTTCGAGGAAGCGCCAGCACGGCAATGGTGGCCACAACAACCGGGGCAAGATCAAAATGTTCAGCACAGGCAAGAGTGCCACGCGGCAGGACGAGCCACTGTATCGCAGCGGCGATGGCAGCGGTGGCAGCGGTGGCAATGCCAAGAACGGACACGATGACTGCTCTGCCCTTGCGCAAGCCAACGAGAAGATTGTACtcaaaaagaggaggaagaagaaaaggatgATGGCCCTGCAGAAGGATGTCATCATCagcatatataattataagcCCAATGAGAAGAGGGATAGACCCAAGCAGTGGGGCGCAAACTCTACCAAGTTGGGAAAAAACGAACCACATGAAAAGGAATCAGCGGGTCAAGTGGACCAAACGGGCGAACATAAACGCAGCAGCGGGGAGGAAGCTCCAGAGCTGTGCAAGCAAACCCAACTGCAACTCCAGGGAGACGCCTCCATCAAACATGCAGAagagaaacaaaagaaaTTGGACCTGAAGCTGCCCGCGTATTACCTCTCCGGAATTGACAACGTTGAGCTGGAAAATTTCAGCAAAATTTGCGAAATGAGGTACACCAAAATGTACAAGTGGAAATACAAGAAGATGCACAAGAGGATCCTGCGAAGGGAAAGAGTAAAACTGCTATCCAGGCCACATAAAAACATCCACTTGTATTATaacaacaaaaattattgcatTAACGAGTCTACAGACTGGCGTCAAAACAGTGAACTGTTAAGCGAGTACATGGACGCGAATCTTTACTTTGCgaggattaaaaaaaacagtaaatttgacaatttaaaattatttaattatttaattcataaGCATAAACAGGATAAAGACCGCTCAGataacaaaaagaaaagcaaagcgtccaaatttttttattttttcacatccTTTGCGCTAATAATTAATTGTATACACATACCGTCTAGTAATGATAACGACTGA
- a CDS encoding transcription elongation factor, putative (encoded by transcript PVX_122950A), giving the protein MHSHKLPLSVRRPPAPPPQDFFFFNPPVKNMTLTENIAKITTIQERLKDKESKFVSANEEEAEEEAEAGAEAEEQKKTIDESTIKEIIEDLISLKDVEINKDILKQTKIGVTVNKFTKIKNEEIQNVAKDLVDKWKNIAIKEKHSSTGSRSAESLKKRKSELVEGSDNNTCSEDYELKKVKVKNVSEHSAKQGTIQSGSPNHGEPNNKADHLLFSKHHNSDHLPIKGSVQNSYHFSELKHVNTDLKALTEWNYNGKFHNDVLRDKAKQFLFKAFITGSDDNLLYLIDRKKLNDIIYNIENELHKFFIEKKQSQKEYNMQLKSIKFNLCDKKNPSFNEKIYAEYIPPRTIATMNSQEMASDEKKKERNKCLQESLQACQSDWDVKNILLKKTRKGEFQCFKCKGYETVYHQLQTRSSDEPMTTFVTCLKCNNRWKF; this is encoded by the coding sequence ATGCATAGTCATAAACTCCCCCTTTCCGTTCGCCGTCCGCCAGCCCCTCCCCCACAagacttctttttttttaacccccccgTAAAAAACATGACTCTAACGGAAAATATTGCAAAAATCACCACCATTCAAGAGAGGTTAAAAGATAAGGAAAGCAAATTCGTAAGTGCcaacgaggaggaagcggaagaagaggCAGAAGCAGGGGCAGAAGCggaggagcagaaaaaaaccATCGATGAGAGCAccataaaagaaattatagaAGACCTAATTTCGCTAAAAGACgtagaaataaataaagacatTTTAAAGCAAACCAAGATAGGAGTAACCGTCAATAAATTtaccaaaataaaaaacgaggAAATACAGAATGTTGCAAAGGACCTCGTCGATAAGTGGAAAAATATTGccataaaggaaaaacactCCTCAACCGGTAGTAGAAGCGCCGAAAGTctgaagaaaagaaaatcgGAGCTGGTCGAAGGGAGTGACAATAACACGTGCTCAGAGGAttacgaattaaaaaaggtaaaagttaaaaatgtgagTGAGCACAGCGCAAAACAGGGAACAATCCAAAGTGGTAGCCCCAATCATGGTGAGCCGAATAATAAGGCGGATCATCTCCTCTTCAGCAAACACCACAACAGTGACCACTTACCAATAAAAGGAAGCGTTCAAAATAGCTACCACTTTAGCGAACTTAAACACGTTAACACAGATTTAAAGGCACTCACCGAGTGGAATTATAACGGGAAATTTCACAATGATGTGCTTCGAGATAAAGCGAAacagtttttatttaaagcTTTCATTACCGGCTCAGATGACAATCTGCTCTACCTCATTGATAGGAAAAAGCTAAACGatattatatacaatatagAAAACGAAttacacaaattttttatcgaaaaaaaacaatcacAGAAGGAATACAATATGCAGTTAAAatcaataaaatttaatttatgtgataaaaaaaacccaagttttaacgaaaaaatttatgcagAATATATCCCACCAAGAACTATAGCCACCATGAATTCCCAAGAAATGGCTAgcgatgagaaaaaaaaggaacgaaatAAATGCCTGCAAGAAAGTTTACAAGCTTGTCAGTCCGATTGggatgttaaaaatattcttttaaaaaaaaccagGAAGGGTGAATTTCAGTGTTTTAAATGTAAGGGCTATGAAACTGTCTACCACCAGCTGCAAACTAGGAGCAGCGACGAGCCCATGACCACCTTCGTCACGTGCTTGAAATGTAACAACCGTTGGaaattttga
- a CDS encoding hypothetical protein, conserved (encoded by transcript PVX_122955A) — protein MSSSSFSPADNDKDDAGEYKSERSGKGHKNDKEEHKKGLKNKSRRNSSGEAGKRNRGSDPSSSPNFKNQHGDRPKHVKKSEANNYSENRKGSKEKKMKHEARSSSSSYDKHSSKKRKKDKETLHKLKNDKKEDALRRKKGRRTPSPPRRKKHCSDSDESERGNSPRGRRTRHRKSKRRKAISRSSSLDERRGIRSSRGSSSDDTSQEESDSSGTPDDDDYTSSSSSDESSVSSSSSKKEGLETEEVEETKVPKGDAQTAANQKEQFDAHIYDSKEMIRLTINILQNYNFLNNLKILYQKLDKKKKISLESMKDLKLKKKLRHLFRAWKLEKEGEFYRKPFNFKENIFDIFNSLMYYFLSKLDINKLRHNINKRKASSLKRDEPKEPDDQEGGVHTSRDDYNLDNFNFYDSNLMVNFQEEDYSHLMQNAKEQMKSLRELHEEGCFTNTKEQYKEFLEKHKKIDLWGKNEQEQKFLLNSKNAVKERRTFDRETDLAINRFVKKDDYRKLIKRTKQHVDDKFHKTADRV, from the coding sequence ATGAGCAGCAGTTCGTTCAGCCCAGCAGATAATGACAAGGATGATGCTGGCGAATACAAAAGTGAGAGAAGTGGAAAGGGCcacaaaaatgacaaagaagaacacaaaaaagggttaaaaaataaatcgcgCAGGAATAGCAGTGGCGAGGCGGGAAAGCGTAACCGAGGAAGTGACCCTTCCAGTTCcccaaattttaaaaatcagCATGGTGATAGGCCCAAACATGTGAAAAAATCAGAGGCGAATAATTACTCCGAAAATAGGAAAGGCTctaaggaaaagaaaatgaaacatGAAGCCCGTAGCAGCAGCTCCTCATACGATAAACACTctagcaaaaaaagaaagaaagacaAAGAAACACTgcataagttaaaaaatgacaaaaaggaagacgcCTTGCGGAGGAAGAAAGGAAGGAGAactccttcccccccacgcaggAAGAAGCATTGCAGTGATAGTGACGAAAGTGAGAGGGGAAATTcccccaggggaagaaggaccAGACATCGCAAAAGCAAACGGAGGAAGGCCATTTCTCGTTCGTCTTCCCTTGACGAAAGAAGGGGAATCCGCAGCAGTCGGGGAAGTAGCTCCGATGACACGTCGCAAGAGGAAAGTGACTCCAGTGGCACACCCGATGATGATGACTACACGAGCAGCAGCTCCTCCGATGAAAGTAGTGTAAGCAGTAGTTCGtcaaaaaaagaggggctCGAGACGGAGGAGGTAGAGGAGACGAAGGTACCGAAAGGAGATGCCCAAACCGCCGCAAACCAAAAGGAACAATTCGACGCGCACATTTACGACAGCAAGGAAATGATAAGGTTAACCATCAACATCCTCCAGAACTACAACTTtttaaacaatttaaaaattttgtatcaAAAGTtggacaagaaaaaaaaaatatcactTGAAAGTATGAAggatttaaaattaaaaaaaaaactgaggCATTTATTTAGAGCGTGGAAGTTAGAAAAGGAGGGAGAGTTCTACAGAAAgccatttaattttaaggaaaatatatttgacatttttaacagcttaatgtattattttttgtccAAATTGGACATAAATAAGCTGAGGcataatattaacaaaagGAAGGCTAGCTCGTTGAAGAGGGACGAACCAAAGGAACCTGATGACCAAGAGGGAGGAGTCCACACTTCACGGGATGATTACAATTTGGACAACTTCAATTTCTATGATAGCAATTTGATGGTGAATTTTCAAGAGGAGGACTACTCCCATTTGATGCAGAATGCTaaggaacaaatgaaaagttTGAGGGAGTTACATGAAGAAGGGTGCTTTACAAATACAAAGGAACaatataaagaatttttagaaaaacataaaaaaattgacttATGGGGAAAGAATGAGCAAGAGCAAAAGTTTCTGCTGAACTCGAAAAATGCAGTTAAGGAGAGGAGAACCTTTGATAGGGAAACTGATTTGGCCATAAACaggtttgtaaaaaaggacGACTATAGGAAGTTGATTAAGCGTACGAAGCAGCACGTGGATGACAAGTTTCACAAAACGGCTGATCGGGTTTAG
- a CDS encoding phosphoglycolate phosphatase precursor, putative (encoded by transcript PVX_122960A): MSLIRAQQAGGECESFMKEWQIEKSIDADEFVNNFEAFFFDCDGVLWRGNEVIQGAVEVINKLVKANKQIYFITNNSIKSRATLLEKFHQLGFGLTKKENIICTSYAIAKYFVEKEEYKSGKKKIYVIGEKGICEELDCCNLLWLGSYHDNEKKVVIKDDLEISVDKNVGAVVVAIDFNINYYKIQYAHLCINELDAEFIVSNKDATANFTSKQKWAGTGSVVASVEAVSLKKPTVLGKPNLFMIENVLKDLNIDPSKVVMVGDRLDTDISFAKNCNIKSVLVSSGVTDANIYLNHNHLNIQPDYFMKSIADFL, translated from the coding sequence ATGTCGCTGATACGAGCACAGCAGGCAGGCGGCGAATGCGAAAGCTTCATGAAGGAGTGGCAAATAGAAAAGTCGATAGACGCGGACGAATTTGTAAACAATTTCGAGGCTTTCTTTTTCGATTGCGATGGAGTTCTATGGAGAGGAAATGAAGTCATCCAAGGGGCAGTGGAAGTCATAAACAAATTAGTAAAAGCAAACaagcaaatatatttcataacaAATAACTCTATAAAATCCAGAGCTACACTTTTGGAGAAATTTCACCAGCTAGGTTTCGGACTtaccaaaaaagaaaatatcaTTTGTACCTCCTACGCAATTGCTAAATATTTTGTGGAGAAGGAAGAATataaaagtgggaaaaaaaaaatttatgtaattgGGGAAAAAGGCATTTGTGAGGAACTGGACTGTTGCAATCTTCTCTGGTTGGGTAGTTACCACGATAATGAAAAGAAAGTAGTGATAAAGGACGATCTAGAAATAAGCGTAGATAAGAACGTAGGAGCTGTTGTAGTTGCCATCGACTTTAacattaattattacaaaatcCAGTACGCTCATCTTTGCATTAATGAATTGGACGCTGAATTTATTGTTTCCAATAAAGACGCAACTGCAAATTTTACTagtaagcaaaaatgggccGGCACAGGTTCTGTCGTTGCTAGTGTTGAAGCTGTTTCGCTGAAGAAGCCAACCGTTCTTGGAAAGCCAAATTTATTCATGATCGAAAATGTCCTTAAAGATCTAAACATTGATCCTTCCAAAGTTGTTATGGTAGGAGATAGACTCGACACGGACATAAGCTTTGCCAAAAATTGCAACATCAAGTCCGTTCTCGTTTCCTCAGGCGTCACCGATGCGAATATTTATCTTAATCATAACCATTTAAATATTCAGCCTGACTATTTTATGAAATCGATTGCGGATTTTTTATAG